The genomic DNA atttatttcagatttgatttctttcatcacattcccagtgggtcagaactttacatgcactcaattagcattttgtagcattgcctttaaaatgtttaacttcggtcaaacattttgggtagccttccacaaacttcccgcaataagttgggtgaattttggcccattcctcctgacagagctggtgtaactgagtcaggtttgtaggcctccttgctcacacatgctttttcagttcttcccacaaatttctataggattgaggtcatatatacatacagctgaagtcggaagttcacaaacacttatgttggagtcattaaaacaagtttttcaaccactccacaaatttcttgttaacaaactatagttttggcaagtcggttaggacatctactttgttcatgactcagctcagttacaccagctctgtcaggaggaatgggccaaaattcacccaacttattgtgggaagcttgtggaaggctgcctggaacatttgaccgaagttaaactatttaaaaggcaatgcttccaaatactaattgagtgtattgttTAAATGTACTTCcgatggaagtttacatacaccttagccaaatacattgaaactcagtttttcactataTATACTGAGTGcagaaaacattaagaacaccttcctaatactgtgGTGCATCTCCTTGCTTTTGGCCTCAgagcagcctcaattcgtcaggacatggactctacgaggtgttgaaagcattccacagatTTGCcttcccatgttgactccaatgcatcTCACAGTTCTGTCCAGTTGGCTGGGTgtccattgggtggtggacctttcttgagttacagttcatataaggaaatcagtcaattgaaatacattcattaggccctaatctatggatttcacatggctgagaatatgcatatgttggtcacagatttttttttatgtaaaggtaggggcagagattagaaaaccagtcagtatctggtgtgatcaccatttgcctcatgcagcgcgaccaatctccttcacatagagttgaccAGGCTGTTGGTTGTGGTCCAAATccagacgacactaggccaattgtgcgccgccctatcagacacccaatcacagctggttgtgatacagcctggatttgaaccagggtgtcttgtggtgatgcctcaagcactgagatgcagtgccttgagaaaattgagacatggtttgtgtatgtgttccatcctgagggtgaatgggcaagacaaaatatttaagtgcctttgaacagggtatggtcatagctgccaggcgcaccagtttgaactgatacgctgctgggtttttcacactcatcAGTCTCCCATTTGTATTAAGAATGATCTTTGTAAACACTATATACCAGTTCAAATATGAGTGCAAAATAAAGcattaccccctcctctcccagaagCAGCCGGCCAGACCCAACCCCAAAATGGAATCCCCTCTGGCCCAAGCCAGAGACACAACTAGACAGGATCAGGACCGCCGTTAAAGCCCAAattgaaacagacagagaaacacacacacagacacacatacacaaacacacaatcctACCATAGGAGCATCAGCCAAAGACAACCCAAATGTCTGTCTGCGTTACTGACCTTCAGAAGGAAATGCACAAGACGGAGAATAATCATGTAAGACTAGAAGGAGGTCTGGACGGCCTTGTTGGACTGCTCTTCTATCTGTTGGACCTGAGCTCTGCTCGTTGGATTGGACGTCTGGGTCCTGGATGGGAATGAAAAGTTAGAAAATACACACAGATGCATGTATACATTAACAAACATATTCTTGTTTCTCTCACGTGCAGACAGCAGCCCCAGACAGATAAATGTAGGAGAGGAAGCAACACAAGATCAGTAGAGAAGCGGAGAGTGACGAGGTCAgggaggttgaggtcagggaggttgaggtcagggaggttgaggtcagggaggTTGCGGGCAGCGAGGTGTTCCTATTTCCACTTGGCATGCCTGAGGTTTGGCTTAGGGGTGAGAGAAATACCTCTCACTGCAGTAAGATTACGCATGAGTGAGTGACACTGctacattcaaacacacacacagtttcacctatgcaccacacacacacacacagagacacacacacagatcacatGACACAGACACTTTTTGGTCAACTTTTTGGGTCACACTCACTGCTGTAAAAATTCTGTGAATTGTTGGACTTCCTTGAGGAAGAATGGGGTGACATTTCTCAGATAGCCTGTACCAATCTGTGTTGACTCCTGTTCACAATGTCACAATTGCAGCCCAACATCTGAGGACCTAACAGGACCTCTGTTAGGCTAGAAGTTCACCACAACCACATGAACTGACCAGGAGCGGATATCCCTTAtcccgtgcttctacacctgcattgcttgctgtttggggttttaggctgggtttctgtacagcactttgagatatcagctgatgtacgaagggctatataaatacatttgatttgatttgatttgactttccCTCTGTATCATTTCTCACTGTACTCCTGCATTGCTGCATTTGACTTTTTTTCATGTCAGTAGTTCTGACATCATTCATTCATACCTGTGGTTGAATCTTGTGCATGACTTTTAAGTAGTAGCCTATCTATTGTCAAATGGTATGTGTTGACTCAGCGGCTTGACAGGAAACATACTGTAAAACCACCAGAGAACCTAAGAAAGcagacattttttaaaaatgtatcctCAGAAAGTGTGAACCCTATGAACTCTATGGTAAGTATGAATTTGACAGAAACGTGGAATAATAGCCTCTCCAACAAATGTATTCCATCCTTCTTCCATCAGTATTTCTCATTCACAAAGGTCAGCTGTGACAACCAATTGGAATGAACTGGCTACCTAACTGGCCAAGAAAACTCATTCCTGCTGCATATTTTGGCAAGACCTTCTCTCTGAACAAAAAGCTTTGGTTCGGAGGGCTGATCTCTAACATACTGGTGTTTAGCCTACAGTACAGACTTTGACCAACAGAGCTCTGTGTTCTGTATAAGAGAGGGGCAGAGTGAGGGATAGACAGTGACAAGAGGGATTcggtgagggagagaaagaaaaatagagagagagaggtagagggtgagagagtgtgtgtgagagaaacagTCAAACTACAGTAAGTGACAAGATATTCAGTTCATTCTTGAAATTGCCCAGCCTTTGTAAGTACATCACTATAACATATTTCTGAGACTGTATACCAATCAATCAGTATTACTTCTCGCATAATCTTTACTATTACAGTCAAACTCAAACATTAGCATTGCAATTTGAACAGTGTTTTAACGGGTTAAATAGTAATTGGCTACCGTAACACAAAAAAGGACCAAAGCCAAGAAGCACCATCTCCCAGTTCCAGCTCTGATGCTCTTTGTTATACTGTGGCTTGACGGAGCATCCTCATTTCCTAAGAACATCTGGGAGGGTTCACAGTAgaaggtcagagacacacacaaagcctAGCCAAAAACAGCCACGTTATATGATTCATTATTTAACGAAAGAAAGAACGTGTTAAGAAACATAACAGAGAATCATTTCTTTTCCCACCTACCTATTTTGAGTAAAACTGCTTTTTTTCTGCTATGACTTGTAGGCTGAAACGCATTTGAGTTTCTTCTGATCTGGTGGGTTATTTTCAGAAGCTTTCATGTGAAGTATAAATGTCCTTGTCAGTTCGTTTGTCTGATAGTATGTCTGATAACAGGGCTATTAGTAATGTTATCATTTTGCTCCATCAGCTGTTTGAAAGCCAAGGCATTGCTCAGTCAGTTAGTAGTCTCGTAAACCTGACCCTAGGCAACAGCATTGGAAACATTGTGTTAGGCAACGGTCTGCGGTCTGCCTAGGTCAAGTGTAGCTCAGTTGGCAGAGCATGGCAAGCgccaggattgtgggtttgaACAGTAGAAAAAAAGTATTAAAATGTATCCACTAAGTACTGGAAGTTGCTCTAGATAAGAGCATCtataaaatgtaaatgtagtcagTTAGCAGTGTTGTTACAAGATTGAGCATGTAAAAAGAAAAAGTGTTTTGTGGTTTTACCACATCCTACATCTGGCAATATATACTATTTTTAAAAAGGATGGCCCATGGTTAAGTGTTGAGTGACTGGTTGTGGTCAGTTGCGGGCAGCGCTGTCTGTGTAATATATTGCTCTTTACTGTCCAGTAGGTGGAGCCAGAGCAATGCGAAGGTGTATCAGGGCATGATTCCCTTTCTATGGGGAAAAGCTTTCATATTACCAGTCATATGGCTTTTATTGCCATGTATGTATGTTTGACTGTTTGCATTTGATTGAAAAATACATACTGGCAGTGAATTAGATTCCTTTGATTGGCTCATTGATTGACTTTTTGATCAATTGATCAATTGACTGATTGTCTAACATAGTTCTCTTCTGCTGTCTTCCCCAGGCCATGGCCGTGccttctctctcagcccctctccTCGTGGCTCTGTTTCACCTTGCAGTACTACCTCTCGTTCACGCGGGGGTATACTACGGACACAAGCAGCACCAGCAGCACCCCCAGCAGCAACCCCAGCAGCACCAGCCTATGCCACACCTGTCCCACATGGGCATGGGCAGCAAAGAGCAGCACCCTCAGCAGCAGTGGCCAGGAAAGGACATTCCCCACATGCAGTACCCCCATTACAGAAAAGAGATCCCCCAGATGCCCATGCACATGGGCAAGGAGTACCCCCGCAAAGGTGTGGTAGTCAACAGTGGACAGGACAAAGGTGAGATCAAATGGCAATCTCAAAGGACTTGtggctctggtcgaaagtagcGCACTACTATGGAGTAGGGCAATAGTATGTTGTTTATGTTGAGACTATGTCAATCTTCAATGTTCATTACCTAACCTAACTCTAGGTAAGACATACACACAAGCAGATTGTACTTCATTTTGCTCTTGTGCTGAATATTGTGCTATGCCTGCAATCTTCCAATAATGTTTAGACTGATTGGACATCTTATCCCCTACAGGTCAGACCATCCCCAGTGGGGCTGTGGGAGGTCTCCCTGGAGGCCTGGCAGGAGAGCAGGGCCCAGCTGGGCCTGCAGGACCTGAGGGACCCTCTGGGCCACCAGGTCCTCCTGGGGTAGGACAGCCAGGAGGTGAAGGAAAACCAGGCTCCGCTGGTCCCCCAGGATTCCCTGGTGTAGGCAAACCAGGACTCCCGGGAATTCCAGGCAAGCCAGGGAGCATGGGAGACCCAGGTGTACCTGGAGAGCTGGGCCCCAGTGGTGGAGACGGTCATATGGGGCAGCCAGGGCCTCAGGGCCCCCCTGGTCCTCCAGGTCTCCCGGGGATAGGAAAACCAGGGGTTGGGGggttaccaggacaaccaggacccaAGGGGGAGCCAGGACATAAGGGCCTACCGGGACTACCAGGATTACCAGGACCCAAGGGTGACAAGGGAATTGGACAGCCAGGACAGCCAGGCCACAAAGGGCCAGCAGGACCCCCTGGACCTCCAGGCCAGGGAGGGATGCCCGGTGTGGGCAAGCCTGGAATGAATGGCATATCGGGGCCACCAGGAGGACCAGGGAAACCAGGCCCTCCTGGAGAGCAGGGGCTGGCTGGACCAGCAGGAGAGGGTGGCGAGACCGGTCCACCAGGGTTGCCAGGCCAGGGAAAACCAGGCCAGAATGGTCTGCCTGGACAACCAGGCATGCCTGGTGGGAAAGGGCACCCAGGCCCTCCAGGTTTGCCAGGGAAGCCTGGATTGCCTGGATTTGGAAAACCAGGATTCCCAGGACCCAAGGGAGATAAAGGGATGGGTGGGATGCCCGGAGGCCCAGGACCAAAGGGAGACAAAGGCCATGGAGGACTTCCAGGTGTGATTGGACCACCTGGGCCAATCGGACCAGCTGGTCCCCTTGGCCCTATGGGACCCCCTGGAGGTCTTGGCCAACCAGGGGCAAAAGGAGATGCTGGAGAGGGAGGGCAAAAGGGGCTGCCAGGTGGCCAGGGTGAGCCTGGTCCTCCTGGACTTCATGGTCAGAATGGCTTCCTTGGAGAGGTAGGAGAGCCAGGGCCAAGGGGTCCCGCTGGGCCTGTAGGACCCCAAGGGGAAGGCGGACACAAAGGGTTACCAGGCGCCCCTGGCATTCCAGGCCTATCTGggccaaagggagagggaggacttCCAGGAGAGAAGGGTCCCCAAGGCCCTAAGGGCATTCCAGGTCTGGGAGGTGCAGGTGGGCCGATCGGACCTCCTGGTGCCCCTGGGTCTAAAGGTGACAGCGGATTACCTGGTCTTCCCGGCGTTGAGGGTAACGGAAACCCAGGTGTCCCTGGTCCTCTTGGACCTCCAGGTAAAGAAGGTCCTGGAGGACCACCAGGAAATCCAGGCCAGCCAGGTCTACCTGGTCCCCCAGGCCCACCCGgaccccccaccctctcccctaaCATGGGAGCAGTCCTCACTGAGATGGGTATTCCTCCTGTGCTGGATGGAGTCAAGACCACCGGCTATGGCAAGAAGGGTAAATATGGAGGAAACAGTGGAGAAGTAATGGGTAACGGCCTGGAGATGCCTGCGTTCACGGCTCTGGTGACCACACCCTTCCCACCAGTGGGCACGGCTGTGGTGTTCGACAAGATCCTGTACAACGGCCGTCAGAACTACAACCCCCAGACAGGCGTGTTTACCTGTGACATGCCCGGGATCTACTACTTTGCCTACCACGTCCACTGCAAAGGGGCCAACGTGTGGGTGGCGCTGATGAGGAACGATGAGCCTGTGATGTACACATATGACGAGTATAAGAAGGGATTCCTGGATCAGGCGTCGGGGAGCGCAGTGTTGCCTCTACAGCCCGGGGACACCGTGTACCTCCAGCTACCCTCGGACCAGGCCGCAGGACTATACGCTGGCCAATACGTCCACTCATCCTTCTCTGGGTACTTGTTGTACCCTATGTAGCAACAActatagagaggaagagacagtgacagagggaGAAAATGTTGGAGAAATTTAAGCATTGTTTATAGAAGTCTTTAaatgtgtatgtttttttttaaaaacatcaaCTATCTGTTGAGATTGATGCTGTTGAGATCGACGCTGTTGAGATCGACAGCGATGGGAGGACGCGTCGCACAGTCCCTGGGAAAATctgagagaggagtgtgtatgtgtgtgagtgaatgtACATATATGCAGTTTTTATAACCATTTATGTTGTGGTACAAAGATTTCTGTATCTATGTACCGCTCTTAAGAGTGTTACAACGTTACAACACTGCATTAAAAGATGCCATTACATCAACAGAGTTCACATATTGTGAAATGTagtcatatgtacagttgaaatcggaagtttacatacaccttagccaaatacatttaaactcagcttgtcacaattcctgacattcaatcctagtaaaaattctccatcttaggtcagtaaggatcgccactttattttaagaatgtgaaatgtcagaataatagcagagagaattatttatttcagctttcatcacattcctagtgggtcagaagtttacatacactcaattagtattttgtagcattgcctttaaattgtttaacttggatcaaacatttcaggtagccttccacaagcttcccacaagaagttgggtgaattttggcccattcctcctgacacagctggtgtatctgagtcaggtttgtaggcctcctttttccgttctgcccacaatttttctataggattgagatcagggcttcgtgatggccactccaatactccaatacctttgttgtccttaagccattttgccacaactttggaaatatgcttgaggtcattgtccatttggaagacccatttgcgaccaagctttaacatcctgactgatgtcttgagatgttgcttcaatatatcgtCATAATGTTCCTTCTCATGATGCTATTTTGTTTAGTCCCCcagtcctcctgcagcaaagcacccccacagcataatgctgcgaCACCCGTGCtttactgttgggatggtgttcttcggcttgcaagcctccccctttttccatatcgatggccattatggccaaacagttctatttttgtttcatcagaccagaggacatttctccaaaaagtacaatgtgcagttgcaaaccatagtgtggctttttatggcggttttggagcagtggctttttccctgctgagcggcctttcaggttatgtcgatataggacttgtttttctgtggatatcgacacttttgtacctgtttcctacagcatcttcacaatgtcctttgttgttgttctgggattgatttgctcttttcgcaccaaagtaggttcatctccaggagacagaacgcgtctccttcctgagtgatatgacggctgcgttgtcccatggtgtttgtacttgcgtactattgtttgtacagatgaacgtggtaccttcaggcgtttggaaattgcttccaaggatgaaccagacttgtggaggtctacaatcttggctgatttcttttgattttcccgtgatgtcaagcaaagaggcactgagtttgcaggtaggccttgaaatacatccacaggtacacctccaattgacccaaattacgtcaaatagcctatcagaagcttctaaagtcacgacatctttttctggaattttccaagctgtttaaaggtacattcaacttagtgtatgtaaacgtctgacccactagaattgtgatacagtgaattatatgtgaaataatctgtctataaacaattgttggaaatattacttgtgtcatgcacaaagtagaggtCCTAAccgactatagtttgttaacaagaaatgtgtgtagtggttgaaaaacgagttttaatgattccaacctaagtgtatgtaaacttcagacttcaactgtatgtatcaGTTTAATTTAAGGTGCTGCACAGACGAATGTGGAAAGAGATATATCTCTTGTATTGCCACAGTGTACCATGTGTTTTTTCTCAAGTCCCTACATGTTCCTTTGCAAACTGGCAGCTGCCATTAATGAAACTGTGGCAAAGAATGTAAATTGAATAACTAAAGAAAACAAATGTATTTCCTAGTAAAATGGCACCTGCAATGTGCTATTACAGTACTTACAGAAAGGAAAACCAATAGAGTTCAAGATTCAAATAAAGTGGTGCAATGGTTTATTTCACGTTTTAGTTTAGCTTTCTTGTTGTGTTTTTGATTGATTTGTTtgatactttttaaaaacttttgcAGACAAGCATCATGTGTGATGTTTATAAGGGTGATTGTGTCGCATTAAATGGTTGGCAAAATGATGCATTATGGGTATATTAGTGTTGTGCACAGCAATGCCTCTTGTGGTAAGTAAAGAATAAGGCTCCAACAGACACTATTGTACCCAAACATTGGAAGACCA from Oncorhynchus keta strain PuntledgeMale-10-30-2019 chromosome 7, Oket_V2, whole genome shotgun sequence includes the following:
- the LOC118386168 gene encoding collagen alpha-1(VIII) chain-like, with product MAVPSLSAPLLVALFHLAVLPLVHAGVYYGHKQHQQHPQQQPQQHQPMPHLSHMGMGSKEQHPQQQWPGKDIPHMQYPHYRKEIPQMPMHMGKEYPRKGVVVNSGQDKGQTIPSGAVGGLPGGLAGEQGPAGPAGPEGPSGPPGPPGVGQPGGEGKPGSAGPPGFPGVGKPGLPGIPGKPGSMGDPGVPGELGPSGGDGHMGQPGPQGPPGPPGLPGIGKPGVGGLPGQPGPKGEPGHKGLPGLPGLPGPKGDKGIGQPGQPGHKGPAGPPGPPGQGGMPGVGKPGMNGISGPPGGPGKPGPPGEQGLAGPAGEGGETGPPGLPGQGKPGQNGLPGQPGMPGGKGHPGPPGLPGKPGLPGFGKPGFPGPKGDKGMGGMPGGPGPKGDKGHGGLPGVIGPPGPIGPAGPLGPMGPPGGLGQPGAKGDAGEGGQKGLPGGQGEPGPPGLHGQNGFLGEVGEPGPRGPAGPVGPQGEGGHKGLPGAPGIPGLSGPKGEGGLPGEKGPQGPKGIPGLGGAGGPIGPPGAPGSKGDSGLPGLPGVEGNGNPGVPGPLGPPGKEGPGGPPGNPGQPGLPGPPGPPGPPTLSPNMGAVLTEMGIPPVLDGVKTTGYGKKGKYGGNSGEVMGNGLEMPAFTALVTTPFPPVGTAVVFDKILYNGRQNYNPQTGVFTCDMPGIYYFAYHVHCKGANVWVALMRNDEPVMYTYDEYKKGFLDQASGSAVLPLQPGDTVYLQLPSDQAAGLYAGQYVHSSFSGYLLYPM